Proteins found in one Coffea eugenioides isolate CCC68of chromosome 5, Ceug_1.0, whole genome shotgun sequence genomic segment:
- the LOC113769968 gene encoding 54S ribosomal protein L19, mitochondrial-like, translated as MLTLKEILTRRSVAATIRLTVPARGARRAPPVRPALGQYKLNLMAFCKGFKAKIQKYKPDTPMADAIIAFKDNTFEFTIRSPSVTWYLKKAAGLEKGSGRPGHMMAFSLTLKHVYEIAKVKQQDPYCQYMPLESICKSIIGTANAMGIKV; from the coding sequence ATGTTGACGTTGAAGGAGATCCTGACCCGTCGGTCAGTGGCGGCGACGATCCGCTTAACAGTTCCAGCCAGGGGAGCTCGGCGGGCACCTCCGGTAAGGCCGGCGTTGGGTCAATACAAGCTCAATCTGATGGCCTTCTGCAAGGGTTTCAAAGCCAAGATCCAAAAGTACAAGCCCGACACTCCTATGGCCGATGCCATCATAGCCTTCAAGGACAACACCTTCGAGTTCACCATCAGGTCGCCGTCAGTCACGTGGTACCTAAAGAAGGCGGCAGGGTTGGAGAAGGGGAGTGGGCGCCCCGGTCACATGATGGCTTTCTCCTTGACCTTGAAGCACGTGTACGAGATTGCCAAGGTGAAGCAACAGGATCCCTATTGCCAGTATATGCCTCTAGAGTCCATTTGTAAGTCTATAATCGGAACTGCTAATGCCATGGGGATTAAAGTCTAG